The Neorhodopirellula lusitana genome includes a window with the following:
- the coaD gene encoding pantetheine-phosphate adenylyltransferase, giving the protein MSHRIAVYTGSFDPITSGHLHIIHRAAQLFETLVIGIGINADKRAMFDSSQRVELVTEVTNDLPNVRVETFDTLAVDFVRSLGSGVMVRGIRPLTDTAGEFTMMMANHQLDPAIETVFLMADERFAHVSSSLLKQIASISDDDEHLAKFVPRAIIPALRERLKVR; this is encoded by the coding sequence TTGTCGCACCGGATCGCGGTCTACACTGGCTCGTTCGATCCGATCACGTCAGGTCACTTGCACATCATCCACCGCGCCGCCCAGCTATTTGAAACGCTGGTGATCGGGATCGGAATCAACGCAGACAAACGAGCCATGTTTGATTCGTCTCAACGTGTCGAACTGGTCACCGAAGTGACCAACGATCTGCCAAATGTGCGAGTGGAAACCTTTGACACGCTGGCGGTCGATTTCGTGCGTTCGCTTGGTAGCGGCGTGATGGTGCGAGGAATCCGTCCGCTGACCGACACGGCTGGTGAGTTCACCATGATGATGGCCAACCATCAACTAGATCCTGCTATCGAGACTGTCTTCCTGATGGCGGACGAACGTTTCGCACACGTCAGTAGTTCGTTGCTGAAACAAATTGCATCGATCAGCGATGACGACGAGCATCTGGCCAAATTCGTACCACGAGCCATTATCCCGGCATTGCGAGAGAGACTGAAAGTCCGGTGA
- a CDS encoding helix-turn-helix domain-containing protein, whose amino-acid sequence MSNRKTQSRYEDVRSALREDLPAWGVLVFESHHASEFTMQWRTHSFAKVVFILEGSGRFDVGENAFEFVAGDVIFVPSQTKNRICDNQADPVSLYAACISDQVLQCDPTMLDRWLPRHFFKQPRRSLAIASVLRRMVLTQDQGSVRSSGRQSIEMLTDAWRLLSLVAEVADKPPKQQSAGGVSTGDVPTDELISKDIEVVRQYAETLRTHFLDAGTIDTAAETCGLSRRTFTRLFREVTGTTWLGYVRQIAIDHASDLLRETDLPILSVAFEAGFSDLSTFYRQFTRRVGQSPACYRESNHLPDRVAESSTEASASSK is encoded by the coding sequence ATGAGCAACCGCAAGACTCAATCTCGATATGAAGATGTCCGCAGCGCCTTGCGTGAAGACCTGCCGGCTTGGGGCGTCTTGGTGTTCGAGAGCCATCACGCCAGTGAGTTCACGATGCAGTGGCGAACTCACTCATTCGCCAAGGTTGTTTTCATCCTGGAAGGTTCGGGGCGGTTCGATGTGGGCGAGAACGCGTTTGAGTTTGTTGCCGGTGATGTGATTTTCGTGCCCTCGCAAACAAAGAATCGAATTTGCGACAATCAGGCTGATCCGGTGAGTTTGTACGCCGCCTGCATTTCTGACCAAGTCTTGCAATGTGATCCAACGATGCTGGATCGATGGCTTCCCCGGCATTTTTTCAAGCAGCCTAGACGTTCACTGGCGATCGCATCGGTGCTGAGGCGGATGGTTTTGACCCAGGACCAAGGATCAGTGCGTTCATCCGGACGACAATCGATCGAAATGTTGACGGATGCCTGGCGACTGTTAAGCCTGGTCGCCGAAGTTGCCGATAAGCCACCCAAGCAGCAATCGGCGGGCGGTGTTTCGACAGGCGACGTTCCCACAGACGAGTTAATTTCCAAAGATATTGAGGTTGTGCGACAGTACGCCGAGACGCTGCGAACTCACTTTCTGGATGCGGGCACGATTGATACCGCGGCGGAAACGTGTGGTTTGTCACGTCGCACGTTCACTCGGTTGTTTCGTGAGGTGACCGGCACCACTTGGTTGGGGTACGTGCGGCAGATCGCGATTGACCACGCATCCGACTTGCTTCGAGAGACCGATTTGCCGATCTTGTCGGTGGCGTTTGAAGCAGGGTTTTCCGATTTATCCACGTTTTATCGCCAATTCACTCGCCGAGTTGGCCAGTCACCGGCCTGCTACCGCGAATCAAACCACTTGCCTGACCGAGTTGCTGAGTCCTCGACAGAAGCCTCTGCGTCGTCAAAATAG
- the pepF gene encoding oligoendopeptidase F: MTATAATKLPLRNEVPEGDCWDLSSLYESEADWQTDFDKIAGQVDRFETFQGRLGESVDTLVEFLTFDLEFDRVAERLGTYAFLRTAEDQGDSDHQARKLRFQNLAVKCGQAASFVRPELLAIETETMDAYLADPKLAEFKLQLDRIVRYRPHTLTDREERLLAMQGEMAGAAGNAFRQLNDADLKFGELTDHAGRTIELGHATLSQFLQSPKREVRKAAFDQYYAVFDDHRNTLAATLSGSIQRDVYYAKARNYESSLESSLFHDNVPTSVYDNLISAVRESLPAVHHYFDVRRRKMGLSDIHHYDTYVPILSDVKKHHTWDQAVEVILESLAPLGSEYVGALETGLRGRWSDRYPNRGKQSGAFSCGSFDGDPFILMNFKEEVLNDVFTLTHEAGHSMHSWYSASHQPFQYYNYTIFVAEVASTFNEQLLTQHLLERAQDDTERAYLINNELDSLRATVVRQTMFAEFEKKTHEMAEAGEPLTVASMRAVYRELLDAYFGPDFAVDEALELECFRIPHFYRAFYVYKYATGLSAAVALSRRVLSGGQAELDDYLNFLKGGCSQDPLDLLRGAGVDMTQPEAVKTTLDHFADLTKQLDELL; this comes from the coding sequence ATGACCGCTACCGCTGCGACCAAACTGCCCCTGCGAAACGAAGTCCCCGAGGGAGATTGCTGGGATCTATCGAGTCTCTATGAATCCGAAGCGGATTGGCAAACTGATTTTGACAAGATCGCTGGCCAGGTGGATCGTTTCGAAACCTTCCAAGGTCGCTTGGGCGAGTCGGTCGACACGCTAGTGGAATTCCTGACATTCGATCTGGAGTTCGATCGGGTTGCCGAGCGTTTGGGCACGTACGCGTTTTTGCGAACGGCCGAAGACCAGGGTGACAGCGACCATCAGGCTCGCAAGTTGCGATTCCAAAATCTGGCCGTCAAATGCGGACAAGCGGCTAGCTTCGTTCGTCCAGAGCTATTGGCGATCGAAACCGAAACCATGGACGCCTATCTCGCCGATCCCAAGTTGGCGGAATTCAAGCTTCAGTTGGATCGGATTGTCCGCTATCGCCCCCACACGCTGACTGATCGTGAAGAACGATTGCTGGCGATGCAGGGCGAGATGGCTGGCGCGGCGGGGAACGCGTTTCGGCAGCTCAATGATGCCGATCTAAAGTTTGGTGAGCTAACCGATCACGCTGGTCGCACGATCGAACTGGGCCACGCGACGCTGAGCCAATTCTTGCAAAGCCCTAAACGGGAAGTTCGCAAAGCGGCGTTTGACCAGTATTACGCCGTCTTTGACGATCACCGAAATACGCTGGCGGCAACCTTGTCGGGAAGTATCCAGCGGGATGTCTATTACGCCAAAGCTCGTAACTATGAAAGCAGCTTGGAATCGTCACTGTTCCATGACAACGTCCCGACTTCGGTCTACGACAACCTGATCTCGGCGGTACGGGAATCCCTGCCAGCGGTGCATCACTATTTCGATGTTCGTCGTCGCAAGATGGGCCTTTCGGATATCCATCACTACGACACCTACGTGCCCATCCTTTCGGACGTCAAGAAACACCACACGTGGGATCAAGCCGTCGAGGTGATCTTGGAATCGCTCGCGCCCCTGGGCAGCGAGTATGTCGGTGCTCTGGAAACGGGTCTTCGTGGCCGCTGGTCCGATCGTTACCCGAATCGCGGTAAGCAGAGTGGCGCGTTCAGTTGCGGTTCGTTCGATGGCGATCCGTTCATCCTGATGAACTTCAAAGAAGAGGTGCTCAACGACGTCTTCACGTTGACGCACGAGGCTGGCCACTCGATGCACAGCTGGTATTCGGCGTCGCACCAGCCTTTCCAGTACTACAACTACACGATCTTTGTCGCCGAAGTGGCCAGTACGTTCAACGAACAATTACTGACCCAGCATTTGCTGGAACGAGCCCAAGACGACACCGAACGCGCCTATTTGATCAACAACGAGCTCGATAGCCTGCGTGCCACGGTGGTTCGGCAAACGATGTTCGCGGAATTCGAAAAGAAGACCCACGAAATGGCCGAGGCGGGAGAACCGCTGACGGTGGCGTCGATGCGAGCGGTCTATCGTGAGTTGCTTGATGCGTACTTTGGCCCCGATTTCGCTGTCGATGAGGCGTTGGAGCTGGAATGTTTCCGGATCCCGCACTTCTATCGTGCGTTTTACGTCTACAAGTACGCCACGGGCCTGAGTGCCGCGGTTGCCTTGAGCCGCCGAGTGTTGAGTGGTGGTCAAGCCGAGCTGGACGACTACCTGAACTTCCTGAAAGGCGGTTGCAGCCAAGATCCGCTGGATTTGCTACGCGGCGCGGGTGTCGATATGACCCAGCCGGAAGCGGTCAAAACCACTCTGGACCATTTTGCGGACCTGACTAAACAGCTAGATGAGCTGTTATAG
- the rpsD gene encoding 30S ribosomal protein S4 — protein sequence MGRYTGPKARINRRLGTLLYETSGAARALDRRNTPPGMHTRGRRPSNYGLALMEKQKIKHYYGLGERQLRRYFEMVGRKSGNTGELLLLMCERRLDNVVRRVGFTKTRPQARQGIVHGHFCVNGIKVTKPGYMLRTGDIVEVRGRENLKNLYRGVIANSPPDGLDWVSFDSEGLRATVLSLPSAVDISLPVDANSVVEFLSR from the coding sequence ATGGGACGTTACACAGGCCCAAAAGCCCGTATCAACCGGCGTTTAGGAACTTTACTTTACGAAACATCGGGTGCCGCTCGCGCTCTCGATCGCCGCAACACCCCACCGGGGATGCACACCCGCGGTCGACGTCCAAGTAACTACGGCTTGGCGTTGATGGAAAAGCAAAAAATCAAGCACTATTACGGTTTGGGCGAACGTCAGCTTCGTCGTTACTTTGAAATGGTGGGCCGTAAGTCCGGTAACACCGGCGAATTGCTGCTTTTGATGTGTGAGCGTCGTCTGGACAACGTGGTACGCCGCGTTGGTTTCACCAAGACTCGCCCACAAGCTCGTCAAGGCATCGTTCACGGTCACTTCTGCGTCAACGGTATCAAGGTCACCAAGCCTGGTTACATGCTGCGAACCGGCGATATCGTCGAAGTTCGTGGTCGTGAGAACCTGAAGAACCTTTACCGCGGCGTGATCGCCAACTCCCCACCAGACGGGTTGGATTGGGTTTCGTTTGACAGCGAAGGCTTGCGAGCAACGGTCTTGAGCCTGCCCAGCGCTGTCGACATCAGTCTTCCAGTTGACGCTAATAGCGTTGTGGAATTCTTGTCCCGATAA
- the lpdA gene encoding dihydrolipoyl dehydrogenase: MHASVVVLGGGPGGYAAAFLAADEGLDVVIVEAEPRLGGTCLIRGCIPSKALLHVAKVIGEVDELKAEWGVEYSGPPSIDVDKVRARKEKVISNLTGGLGNLAKRRGVKVIQARGTFASSNEIKLEGDHESIPEGGSITFDHCILATGSVPAMPPSFDIGSDRVMDSTGALDLKDIPETLLVIGGGYIGLEMGSVYAALGSKVSVVELAEGLLPGADRDLVKPLARKIDALCEGRVFLNTKVGSIGAIDEKIEVTFEGPGKFGHEQFDRVLVSVGRRPVTRGLGLENTQVVVNERGFVVCDAQQRTADPKIFAIGDVAGDPMLAHKATHEGRVAAEVIAGKSAEFDKIAIPAVVFTDPEIAWAGLTEEEAKRDGREVTVSIYPWAASGRAQALDITNGLTKWLVDPKTNRVLGCGIVGSGAGELIAEAALAIEMGCEVADITETVHAHPTLSETLMNAGEVYFGTATEIYKPKKKS; this comes from the coding sequence ATGCACGCTTCAGTCGTTGTTCTCGGTGGTGGTCCTGGTGGCTATGCCGCCGCATTCTTGGCCGCCGACGAAGGTTTGGACGTTGTGATCGTCGAAGCCGAGCCTCGTCTGGGCGGAACCTGTCTCATTCGTGGCTGCATCCCCAGCAAGGCTCTGTTGCACGTCGCCAAAGTCATTGGCGAAGTGGATGAATTGAAAGCGGAGTGGGGCGTCGAATACTCCGGTCCGCCTTCGATCGATGTCGATAAGGTCCGTGCTCGCAAAGAAAAAGTCATTTCCAACCTGACCGGCGGGTTGGGTAACCTCGCCAAACGGCGTGGCGTGAAGGTTATCCAAGCACGTGGGACCTTCGCCAGTTCCAACGAAATTAAGCTGGAAGGCGATCACGAGTCGATTCCCGAAGGCGGCTCGATCACGTTTGATCACTGCATTTTGGCGACCGGTAGTGTTCCCGCCATGCCGCCCTCGTTCGACATCGGTAGTGACCGTGTGATGGACAGCACCGGCGCTTTGGATTTGAAAGACATTCCTGAAACGCTATTGGTGATTGGTGGCGGATACATCGGCTTGGAAATGGGGTCGGTCTACGCGGCATTGGGCTCCAAGGTTAGCGTCGTCGAACTTGCCGAGGGACTGCTTCCCGGAGCGGACCGCGACCTCGTCAAACCACTGGCTAGGAAGATCGATGCCTTGTGCGAAGGTCGCGTCTTCTTGAACACCAAGGTTGGCTCGATCGGCGCGATCGACGAGAAGATTGAAGTCACCTTCGAAGGCCCAGGCAAATTTGGACACGAACAGTTTGACCGCGTGTTGGTCAGTGTGGGCCGTCGTCCGGTGACACGTGGGCTTGGATTGGAAAATACCCAGGTCGTTGTCAATGAACGCGGGTTTGTGGTTTGCGACGCACAACAACGCACCGCAGACCCCAAAATTTTCGCAATCGGCGATGTTGCCGGCGACCCGATGCTGGCTCACAAGGCAACCCACGAAGGTCGCGTTGCTGCGGAAGTCATCGCGGGCAAGTCGGCCGAGTTCGACAAGATCGCGATCCCAGCGGTTGTGTTCACGGATCCCGAGATCGCTTGGGCTGGACTTACCGAAGAAGAAGCGAAACGGGATGGCCGTGAAGTCACCGTCAGTATCTATCCGTGGGCGGCCAGCGGTCGTGCACAAGCACTCGACATCACCAACGGCTTGACCAAGTGGTTGGTGGATCCAAAGACCAATCGCGTGCTGGGTTGCGGGATCGTGGGAAGTGGCGCTGGCGAGTTGATCGCCGAAGCGGCATTGGCGATCGAAATGGGTTGCGAAGTTGCTGACATCACTGAAACCGTTCACGCGCACCCCACACTCAGCGAAACGCTGATGAACGCGGGTGAGGTCTACTTTGGCACGGCAACTGAAATCTATAAGCCAAAGAAGAAAAGCTAA
- a CDS encoding DUF1501 domain-containing protein, translating into MNRSSFLNASEVQTRLSELSRRSLLSKASAGLGAAALASLESSRSKLLGADAGTTSSPANSPAESPVSASGPKVGQPGLPHHEPAAKRAIYLFMAGAPSQMDMWDHKPAMGDWFDKDLPASIRQGQRLTTMTSGQARFPIAPSIYSFSPYGQNGTMASELIPHMASKVDEIALVKSMWTEAINHDPAITYICTGNQLPGKSSLGSWLSYGLGTENEDLPAFVVMTASWSGRKEAQALYNRLWGSGFLPSKYQGVALRSSGDPVLYLSNPKGIDATVRRRMLDSLAALNQETFQRIRDPETDARIAQYEMAFRMQTSVPELTDLSGEPQHVLDLYGPEVLKPGTFANSCLMARRMAERGVRFTQIFHRGWDQHSVLPKDLPNQCRDVDQPSAGLLTDLKQRGLLDDTLVVWGGEFGRTIYCQGTLTKSNYGRDHHPKCFSVWMAGAGIKPGVVHGETDEFSYNVVKDPVHIRDLNATILNQLGIDAERFSYPFQGLEQKLTGVEESRVVQEILV; encoded by the coding sequence ATGAATCGTTCCTCATTTTTAAATGCATCGGAAGTTCAAACTCGGCTATCCGAACTTTCTCGGCGATCGTTGTTGTCCAAGGCGAGTGCCGGACTGGGCGCGGCTGCTCTAGCTTCACTCGAAAGCAGCCGTTCAAAGTTATTGGGGGCCGATGCGGGAACAACCTCATCGCCCGCCAATTCACCAGCCGAATCGCCTGTGTCTGCCTCTGGGCCCAAAGTGGGACAGCCTGGCTTACCGCATCATGAGCCCGCTGCCAAGCGAGCCATCTATCTATTCATGGCCGGTGCGCCAAGCCAGATGGATATGTGGGATCACAAACCCGCAATGGGCGACTGGTTTGACAAAGACCTGCCGGCAAGCATTCGGCAGGGTCAGCGACTCACCACGATGACCAGTGGGCAGGCGCGTTTCCCGATTGCGCCAAGCATCTATTCGTTCTCACCTTATGGTCAGAACGGGACGATGGCCAGCGAGCTGATTCCACACATGGCCAGCAAGGTCGACGAGATCGCGTTGGTCAAATCCATGTGGACCGAAGCGATCAACCACGACCCCGCCATTACCTACATCTGCACAGGAAACCAACTGCCCGGAAAATCATCGCTGGGTTCCTGGCTTAGCTACGGTTTGGGAACCGAGAACGAAGACCTACCCGCCTTCGTTGTCATGACGGCTTCATGGAGTGGCCGCAAAGAAGCCCAGGCTCTTTACAATCGATTGTGGGGAAGTGGGTTCTTACCCAGCAAGTACCAGGGCGTCGCGTTGCGTAGCAGTGGCGACCCGGTGCTGTATCTTTCCAACCCCAAAGGCATCGATGCCACCGTGCGACGCCGGATGCTCGATTCTTTGGCCGCATTGAACCAAGAAACGTTCCAGCGAATTCGCGATCCTGAAACGGACGCACGCATTGCCCAATACGAGATGGCCTTCCGAATGCAAACCAGCGTTCCGGAACTGACCGATTTGAGTGGCGAGCCCCAGCATGTCCTCGATCTGTACGGGCCCGAGGTACTGAAGCCGGGCACCTTCGCGAACAGTTGCTTGATGGCACGCCGGATGGCAGAACGCGGTGTCCGCTTCACCCAAATTTTCCACCGCGGTTGGGACCAGCACAGCGTGCTTCCCAAAGATCTACCCAACCAGTGTCGCGATGTGGATCAGCCGTCGGCTGGGTTGTTGACCGACTTGAAACAACGCGGCCTGCTGGATGACACCCTGGTCGTTTGGGGCGGAGAGTTCGGAAGAACGATCTACTGCCAGGGCACACTGACCAAATCGAACTACGGACGCGACCACCATCCCAAGTGTTTTTCCGTTTGGATGGCAGGTGCGGGCATCAAGCCAGGTGTGGTTCATGGTGAAACCGACGAGTTCAGCTACAACGTCGTCAAAGACCCTGTGCATATCCGAGATCTGAACGCCACGATCTTGAATCAGCTTGGTATCGATGCCGAACGATTCTCGTATCCATTCCAGGGCCTCGAACAGAAGCTCACTGGTGTCGAAGAGAGTCGTGTCGTTCAAGAGATCCTGGTCTAA
- a CDS encoding PSD1 and planctomycete cytochrome C domain-containing protein codes for MYSINYHATRLRILACGIALICTGVQADDADSPVPETDFRNEIRPLLSDHCFACHGPDEHDRQADVRLDTAEGIEDVVDAEHWNDSLILERIRSNDPDMVMPPADYHKPLDAHSIALLEAWVKSGAEFEAHWAFVAPQRTDGGSVAESADVAPTDKSTRIDYWINKAIVEKGLSPNGPADRNALARRVALDLTGLPPTWADVQSFVHDKSPAAYETFVDRLLQSPAYGEHMGRYWLDIVRYADTHGMHFDNYREMWPYRDWVINAFNDNKPFDEFITEQLAGDLLPDATLEQQIASGFNRLNVTTNEGGSIYAEVFARNVIDRTDAFGTVFLALTTGCAVCHDHKFDPIAQKDYFALSAFFNSLDARALDGNKKDHAPVISVPSEQQSEELTEVRAEIARLNDQLQGPIEEVDTTQRQWQRSLATPPQRVIQDMTPVHASSRQGSVVAINGDDVVVSEPSAKDVIEILLPIPSGKWQALELHAVTDKEHPRVGTAVNGNAVLSEITVQRRVPGSDTWTDVAIQSGSASFQQNSSSFAIEKAFDGEIHNNDGWGVGGQQKTGPRFAEFRFAEPLLATDPPPSAADAPPGPANTVHRSANTENDDQAQPTEELRIQLSYLTKHTHHLLRSVRFRLLETSAKDAAWQRIQLGDVHTAGPFPIEGSDAGYREKIAGELQSKFDHQSPIRYQDNDYQWQLRDDVTPVLINRLGHADGTSSVTVMHQTLNSVVNQSVNLLVDSDEGHVVYFNGKKVGSKPTADKFEPLKRSYSLDLVEGDNHLFIRTIHAHDKDQPEGDEQDGADSRESKLVYAFQSRHVELPSQVLDELHALADVPLDQQQPDQVSALQAFYRSTYCDVPAWIALQDMRNGVVKYEKELIGKIPTTLIWKETSQPREAFILQRGQYDDPGEKVSRETPGFLPPMDSSAPRNRLGLARWLTSPENPLTSRVAVNRFWQQLFGTGLVKTSEDFGSQGEPPSHPELLDELAIDFLDSGWDVKTLMKRLVMTDAYCRDNRAAPKMLEVDPTNRLLARGPRFRLDAEVLRDQMLAVSELLVDQQGGPSVKPPQPAGLWAAVGYTSSNTATFVADEGEKIHRRSVYTFWKRTSAPAVMSTFDAPSRESCTARRERTNTPLQALLLLNEPQTLEASKQLAINTLAAKDDTHQRLQHLFESVTLRKASPTEMATLTDLVADLTAYYASNPDESIALVHAKDSNLAAWTIVANTLLNLDEVVSK; via the coding sequence GTGTATTCAATCAACTACCACGCAACACGGTTGCGAATACTCGCCTGTGGAATCGCACTGATCTGCACAGGCGTCCAAGCGGACGATGCTGACTCGCCAGTCCCCGAGACTGACTTTCGAAATGAGATTCGTCCGTTATTGTCGGACCACTGTTTTGCGTGCCACGGACCTGATGAACACGACCGACAAGCGGACGTTCGACTCGACACGGCCGAAGGCATCGAGGATGTCGTTGATGCGGAACATTGGAACGACAGCTTGATCTTGGAGCGTATTCGTTCCAACGACCCTGACATGGTCATGCCGCCGGCGGACTACCACAAGCCACTCGATGCGCATTCAATTGCGTTACTAGAAGCTTGGGTAAAGTCGGGCGCGGAATTCGAAGCTCACTGGGCGTTCGTCGCTCCCCAACGAACGGACGGGGGCTCAGTCGCTGAATCGGCTGACGTTGCCCCAACCGACAAATCGACGCGGATCGACTACTGGATCAACAAAGCGATTGTCGAAAAGGGACTGTCTCCCAACGGCCCCGCCGACCGCAATGCCTTGGCACGCCGAGTCGCATTGGACCTGACCGGGTTGCCACCAACCTGGGCCGACGTTCAATCCTTTGTCCACGACAAGTCACCGGCCGCGTATGAGACTTTTGTGGATCGCCTTTTACAGTCGCCTGCCTATGGCGAGCACATGGGTCGTTACTGGCTGGACATCGTTCGGTATGCAGACACCCATGGCATGCATTTTGACAACTACCGCGAAATGTGGCCGTACCGCGACTGGGTGATCAACGCGTTCAACGACAACAAACCGTTCGATGAATTCATTACCGAACAACTGGCGGGTGACCTGCTTCCCGACGCCACGCTTGAACAACAAATTGCGAGTGGCTTCAATCGTCTGAACGTCACGACCAACGAAGGCGGTTCGATCTACGCCGAGGTTTTTGCACGCAACGTGATCGACCGAACGGATGCATTCGGCACGGTGTTCTTGGCACTGACAACGGGATGCGCAGTTTGCCACGATCACAAGTTTGATCCGATCGCCCAGAAAGACTACTTCGCATTATCAGCGTTCTTCAACTCGCTTGATGCCCGCGCTCTGGACGGAAACAAAAAGGATCACGCGCCAGTGATCTCGGTTCCTTCCGAACAGCAAAGCGAGGAACTTACCGAAGTGCGAGCCGAAATCGCGAGACTGAACGATCAGCTACAAGGCCCGATCGAGGAAGTCGACACGACCCAACGGCAATGGCAACGATCACTCGCGACTCCACCTCAACGTGTCATCCAGGACATGACGCCTGTCCATGCGAGCAGTCGCCAAGGTTCCGTCGTCGCGATCAACGGTGACGATGTGGTTGTCAGCGAGCCGTCGGCAAAAGACGTCATTGAAATCCTACTTCCCATACCGTCTGGAAAGTGGCAGGCGCTGGAACTGCATGCGGTCACCGACAAAGAACATCCCCGAGTGGGAACTGCCGTCAATGGAAACGCCGTGCTGAGTGAAATCACGGTCCAGCGTCGGGTTCCGGGTTCGGACACTTGGACCGACGTTGCGATCCAAAGTGGCTCGGCAAGTTTCCAGCAAAACAGCTCTAGTTTCGCAATCGAAAAAGCGTTTGATGGCGAGATTCACAACAACGATGGATGGGGCGTCGGCGGACAACAGAAGACCGGACCCCGGTTTGCCGAATTCCGGTTTGCCGAACCGCTGCTGGCCACGGATCCTCCACCCAGTGCGGCCGACGCTCCCCCGGGTCCGGCCAACACCGTTCATCGTTCGGCCAACACAGAGAACGATGATCAAGCTCAACCAACCGAGGAACTGCGGATTCAGTTGAGCTACCTGACCAAACACACTCATCACTTGTTGCGAAGTGTTCGCTTTCGGCTGCTAGAGACTTCGGCCAAAGACGCCGCGTGGCAACGAATCCAGTTGGGTGACGTCCATACGGCTGGACCGTTTCCCATCGAAGGTTCTGACGCCGGGTATCGCGAGAAGATCGCAGGCGAACTTCAATCCAAGTTTGATCATCAATCGCCAATCCGGTATCAAGACAATGACTACCAATGGCAGCTTCGAGACGATGTTACGCCAGTCCTGATCAATCGTCTTGGCCATGCTGACGGGACGTCGTCGGTGACGGTGATGCACCAAACGCTGAACAGCGTCGTCAACCAATCGGTCAATCTGTTGGTCGACAGCGATGAAGGTCACGTCGTCTACTTCAATGGCAAAAAGGTCGGCTCCAAACCAACGGCGGACAAATTCGAACCGCTCAAACGATCTTACTCTTTAGATCTCGTCGAAGGCGACAACCATCTATTCATCCGAACGATTCACGCACACGATAAGGACCAACCCGAAGGCGACGAACAGGACGGAGCAGACTCTCGAGAGTCAAAACTGGTTTATGCATTCCAGTCTCGACACGTCGAACTGCCCTCGCAAGTCCTGGACGAACTGCACGCACTCGCCGACGTTCCGCTGGACCAGCAACAGCCTGACCAAGTCAGTGCGTTGCAAGCGTTCTATCGATCCACTTATTGTGATGTCCCCGCCTGGATCGCTTTGCAAGACATGCGAAACGGGGTAGTGAAGTATGAAAAAGAGTTGATTGGTAAGATCCCAACGACTTTGATTTGGAAAGAGACCTCCCAACCAAGAGAGGCCTTTATTCTCCAACGAGGCCAGTACGACGATCCCGGTGAAAAGGTCTCTCGGGAAACTCCTGGTTTTCTTCCGCCAATGGATTCGTCCGCCCCACGCAATCGTCTGGGCTTGGCACGGTGGCTTACCAGTCCCGAAAACCCACTGACGTCACGGGTAGCGGTGAATCGCTTTTGGCAACAACTCTTTGGAACCGGCTTGGTGAAAACGAGTGAAGACTTCGGCAGCCAAGGCGAACCACCTTCCCACCCTGAATTGCTGGACGAACTGGCCATTGATTTCCTTGACAGCGGATGGGATGTCAAAACCCTGATGAAACGTCTGGTGATGACCGACGCCTATTGTCGCGACAATCGCGCCGCGCCGAAGATGCTGGAAGTCGATCCGACTAACCGCTTACTCGCTCGAGGTCCACGCTTTCGTTTGGATGCCGAAGTGCTGCGAGATCAAATGCTGGCGGTTTCCGAATTACTGGTTGATCAACAAGGGGGGCCCAGCGTGAAACCGCCGCAACCCGCCGGGCTATGGGCCGCGGTGGGTTACACGAGCAGTAACACAGCGACGTTTGTTGCCGACGAAGGCGAAAAGATTCACCGCCGAAGCGTTTACACGTTCTGGAAGCGGACCAGCGCGCCAGCCGTGATGTCGACCTTCGACGCTCCCAGTCGTGAATCCTGTACGGCACGGCGAGAGCGAACCAACACCCCGCTTCAAGCGCTGTTGCTGCTGAATGAACCCCAGACTTTGGAAGCGTCAAAGCAATTAGCGATCAACACGCTGGCGGCGAAAGACGACACACACCAACGTCTTCAGCATTTGTTTGAATCTGTGACGTTGCGAAAGGCCAGTCCAACTGAAATGGCAACGCTGACTGACTTGGTAGCTGACCTAACAGCCTACTACGCAAGTAACCCAGATGAATCCATTGCCCTCGTTCATGCCAAGGATTCGAATCTGGCCGCCTGGACAATTGTTGCAAACACGCTTTTAAATCTCGATGAGGTTGTCTCCAAATGA